Genomic segment of Frankiaceae bacterium:
TTGCCCGCACCGCCAAGCTGGTCACCAGTGGCGCCCTGATCCTGATGTTCGCGTTCCTGGTGCTGTCGACCGCGCCGGGATTCGAGATCAAGTCTCTGGCGGTCGGTGTCGCAGCCGGCATCATCTTCGACGCGACCGTGATTCGTGCCCTGCTCGTTCCGGCACTGATGAAACTGTTCGGTGAGGCGAACTGGTGGTCGCCTCCGTGGCTCGACCGGTTCCTCCCCGCGGCGGCCGGCCTCGGCTCCCAGCCGAGCGAGGTCATCGACCTCACCTCACCGGTCCCCTCTCAGCGAGACGCGGACGTCACGCCCTCGCCGACATCGGCACCGTGACGATCGCCGCGGACAGCACGACGCCGCCGGTGTCGGGCATGCCGCTGCGGTTCCTCCGCTCGGAGGGACTGGTCTTGTTCGTGGCCAGCATCGCCGCGTTCTTCGGTGGCTTGGACGAGGCGTGGTGGCTCGTTCCGGCGCTGCTGTTCCTACCGGATGTCGCCATGATCGGGTACGCGCGCTCGAGCCGGGCCGGAGCCCTGGCATACAACCTCGCCCACTCCTACCCGGCGCCGGCGCTGGTCGGCGCGTGTGCGCTGCTCGCCGACAGCACCGCCGGGCAGGGCGTGGCGC
This window contains:
- a CDS encoding DUF4260 domain-containing protein, with protein sequence MTIAADSTTPPVSGMPLRFLRSEGLVLFVASIAAFFGGLDEAWWLVPALLFLPDVAMIGYARSSRAGALAYNLAHSYPAPALVGACALLADSTAGQGVALVWFAHIGMDRALGYGLKYDTDFTDTHLGRIGRKASLSDSSPTARTGEPAQSTAAGASWS